Within Phycisphaerales bacterium, the genomic segment GCACCTTCGCCAAGGCCCGGGGCGGCGGTGATGGGATCAGCGCGGCCACCTCGGAAAAGGCGTGAAAATCATGGTTCTGGTCGATGCTCGCGGGTTGCCGGTGGCGATCGATACCGCGGCGGACGCCCACGAGAGCCGCTGCGTGCAGGCGCTGTTCGACTTCGTGCTGACGCGAGACGCCGCCGCGTGATCGGCGACAAGGCGTACGACAGCGACAAGCTCGACGAAGAGCTCGCACAGCGCGGCATGGAAATGATCGCGCCGCATCGCGGCAACCGCAAGCCGGAGAATGTGACACAGGACCGCCGGCCGCTGCAGCGCGCCAAGCGGCGCTGGACGGTGGAGCGGACGATCTCCTGGATCCAGAACTACCGCCGGCTCTGCATCCGTTGGGAGAAGTCG encodes:
- a CDS encoding transposase; the encoded protein is MIGDKAYDSDKLDEELAQRGMEMIAPHRGNRKPENVTQDRRPLQRAKRRWTVERTISWIQNYRRLCIRWEKSSCLFSGFLHMTCTLLLLSEVLR